Proteins encoded within one genomic window of Amorphoplanes friuliensis DSM 7358:
- a CDS encoding universal stress protein gives MSRFELGTDGPGAIIVGVDGSETSLRAAAYAAGLARRQHTRVIVVYARSASSLLTLADHTGLATRAAVETHDAIEEQLRTELAKQARIWGVDASLEVRRGDPLTVLTEVARDVRADAVIVGSSQSRGHRIAGSLAVRLVRCGRWPVTVVP, from the coding sequence GTGTCGCGCTTCGAGCTGGGAACCGACGGTCCGGGCGCGATCATCGTCGGCGTGGACGGCTCGGAAACCTCGCTGCGGGCGGCCGCCTACGCCGCGGGCCTGGCCCGGCGGCAGCACACCAGGGTGATCGTCGTCTACGCCCGCAGTGCGTCGTCGCTGCTCACTCTGGCCGACCACACCGGCCTGGCGACCCGGGCGGCGGTCGAGACCCACGACGCGATCGAGGAACAACTGCGCACCGAGCTGGCCAAACAGGCGCGGATCTGGGGTGTGGACGCCAGCCTCGAGGTACGCCGCGGGGACCCGCTGACCGTGCTGACGGAGGTGGCCCGCGACGTCCGCGCGGATGCCGTCATCGTCGGCTCGTCACAGAGCCGAGGTCACCGCATCGCGGGCTCGCTGGCCGTACGTCTCGTCCGCTGCGGCCGCTGGCCCGTGACCGTGGTGCCGTAG
- a CDS encoding MFS transporter: protein MQSAVATSPFRQPRAVWAVAFACVISFMGIGLVDPILPALATDLHASPSQVSLLFTSYLVVTAVAMLVVGAVASRIGPKRTLVVGLSIIVVFAALAGTSGTVGQIVGFRAGWGLGNALFIATSLAVIVASASGGFAGAIILYETALGLGIAVGPLLGGELGSISWRGPFYGVAVLMALAMVATIVFVPALPKPEKPTSITAPLKALRHRGLLTMGIMALLYNWGFFTMLGYAPYPMELDAHKLGLVFTAWGLLVAAFSVFFAPRLQARFGTAKVLYANLLALAVVMVVIAAGVSTPATVIAAVIVSGAFIGINNTLTTQAVMLVAPVERSVASSAYGFVRFIGGGLAPFVAGKLADRFDLSVPFYLGGVAFLLAIVVLSTGHKLVTAAEQDESPLQPVGALTPADARPVVVAVGAAPDAPEIVAAAAAIARASGSPLEVVRVRETVVIEELAIEPEDEQDARAAVEGHLRRLADHGIAATGLLLTSVGDHAAAGRALARHAEDVQARTVAVGRSPRGPAVQFADGSFTSALTHSTTRTVVLVTPDETPHPLTAATLHELRGV, encoded by the coding sequence ATGCAAAGTGCTGTTGCGACAAGCCCGTTCCGGCAGCCCCGCGCCGTCTGGGCGGTGGCGTTCGCCTGTGTCATCTCGTTCATGGGTATCGGGCTCGTCGACCCGATCCTCCCGGCGCTGGCGACCGACCTGCACGCCTCGCCGAGCCAGGTCTCACTGCTCTTCACCAGTTATCTGGTGGTGACCGCGGTCGCGATGCTCGTGGTCGGTGCGGTCGCCAGCCGGATCGGCCCGAAGCGCACCCTGGTGGTCGGCCTGTCGATCATCGTGGTCTTCGCCGCGCTGGCCGGCACCTCCGGCACGGTCGGCCAGATCGTCGGCTTCCGGGCCGGCTGGGGGCTGGGCAACGCGCTGTTCATCGCGACCAGCCTGGCCGTCATCGTCGCGTCGGCGAGCGGCGGCTTCGCGGGCGCGATCATCCTGTACGAGACCGCACTCGGCCTGGGCATCGCCGTCGGACCGCTGCTCGGGGGTGAACTGGGCAGCATCAGCTGGCGGGGCCCGTTCTACGGCGTGGCCGTGCTGATGGCCCTCGCGATGGTCGCCACGATCGTCTTCGTGCCGGCGCTCCCGAAGCCCGAGAAGCCGACGTCGATCACCGCGCCGCTGAAGGCGTTGCGCCACCGCGGGCTGCTGACGATGGGCATCATGGCGCTGCTCTACAACTGGGGCTTCTTCACGATGCTGGGCTACGCGCCGTACCCGATGGAGCTGGACGCCCACAAGCTCGGCCTGGTCTTCACGGCCTGGGGACTGCTGGTCGCCGCGTTCAGTGTCTTCTTCGCGCCACGTCTGCAGGCACGCTTCGGCACCGCCAAGGTCCTCTACGCGAACCTGCTGGCGCTCGCCGTGGTCATGGTGGTCATCGCCGCCGGCGTCTCGACACCGGCGACGGTCATCGCCGCCGTCATCGTCAGCGGCGCCTTCATCGGCATCAACAACACGCTGACCACGCAGGCGGTCATGCTCGTCGCGCCCGTCGAGCGGTCGGTCGCCTCCTCCGCGTACGGGTTCGTGCGCTTCATCGGGGGTGGTCTGGCACCGTTCGTCGCCGGCAAGCTGGCGGACCGGTTCGACCTCAGCGTGCCGTTCTATCTGGGCGGTGTGGCGTTCCTGCTGGCGATCGTGGTGCTGTCGACCGGACACAAGCTGGTCACCGCGGCCGAGCAGGACGAGTCGCCGCTGCAGCCCGTCGGCGCGCTCACGCCGGCGGACGCGAGGCCGGTTGTCGTCGCGGTCGGCGCCGCACCCGACGCCCCGGAGATCGTTGCCGCGGCCGCCGCGATCGCGCGTGCGTCGGGCAGCCCGCTGGAGGTCGTCCGGGTCCGGGAGACCGTGGTGATCGAGGAACTGGCCATCGAACCGGAGGACGAGCAGGACGCGCGGGCGGCCGTCGAGGGGCACCTGCGGCGCCTCGCCGACCACGGCATCGCCGCCACCGGACTGCTGCTGACCAGCGTCGGCGACCATGCGGCGGCCGGACGTGCACTGGCCCGGCACGCCGAGGACGTCCAGGCGCGGACCGTCGCGGTGGGACGCTCGCCGCGAGGGCCCGCGGTGCAGTTCGCGGACGGCAGCTTCACCTCGGCGCTGACCCACAGCACCACGCGTACGGTCGTGCTGGTCACGCCGGACGAGACGCCACACCCGCTGACGGCGGCGACCCTGCACGAGCTCCGCGGGGTGTAG
- the mshD gene encoding mycothiol synthase, with amino-acid sequence MTDVRSQDRLSPAEAADVLSLAAAADEADGVYPISEDGVLGLKGTGRTHLLAYDGDSLAGYAYVDGDSGELVVHPKHRLRGVGTALLTAAGPAARQFWAHGDEEAARAFAGKAGFTRSRVLWQMRRPLADLPDVPLPDGVKVRTFVPGADDEAWLGVNSRAFSHHPEQGRWTADDLRLRFAEPWFDPAGFLLAVDPADDRLLGFHWTKVHPPEGDEPAIGEIYVLGVDPGGHRRGLGAALSIAGLRHLAGLGLSDALLYVDESNEAAVALYRRLGFDIYSTDVMYSR; translated from the coding sequence ATGACTGACGTCCGGTCCCAGGACCGGCTCTCACCCGCCGAGGCGGCCGACGTTCTCTCGTTGGCCGCCGCGGCGGACGAGGCCGACGGCGTCTATCCGATCTCCGAGGACGGCGTGCTGGGCCTCAAAGGCACCGGCCGCACCCACCTCCTCGCCTACGACGGCGACTCCCTCGCGGGTTACGCCTATGTCGACGGTGACTCGGGCGAGCTGGTCGTGCACCCGAAGCACCGCCTCCGCGGCGTCGGCACCGCACTGCTGACCGCCGCGGGCCCGGCAGCACGGCAGTTCTGGGCGCACGGCGACGAGGAAGCCGCCCGCGCCTTCGCCGGTAAAGCCGGCTTCACCCGCTCGCGTGTCCTCTGGCAGATGCGCCGGCCACTCGCCGACCTGCCCGATGTTCCCCTGCCCGACGGCGTGAAAGTGCGCACCTTTGTGCCCGGCGCCGACGACGAGGCCTGGCTCGGTGTCAACTCCCGCGCCTTCTCCCACCACCCCGAGCAGGGCCGCTGGACAGCCGACGACCTGCGTCTGCGCTTCGCCGAGCCCTGGTTCGACCCGGCGGGCTTCCTGCTCGCGGTCGACCCGGCCGACGACCGGCTCCTCGGTTTCCACTGGACCAAGGTCCATCCGCCGGAGGGTGACGAGCCCGCGATCGGCGAGATCTACGTGCTCGGTGTCGACCCGGGCGGTCACCGTCGCGGCCTCGGTGCCGCGCTCAGCATCGCCGGCCTGCGGCACCTCGCGGGCCTGGGCCTCTCCGACGCCCTGCTCTACGTCGACGAGTCCAACGAAGCCGCCGTCGCGCTCTACCGCCGCCTCGGTTTCGACATCTACTCGACCGACGTGATGTACAGCCGGTAG
- the pstS gene encoding phosphate ABC transporter substrate-binding protein PstS, with amino-acid sequence MKLQRYYVAGIALTAALALTACGSDNTDSPAAGGASIAPGSCTAGQLTAQGSSAQKNAMDEWIKAYQGQCADTKIGYEGTGSGAGIQAFIAGTADFAGSDSALKEEEQPQADAKCVGGQALNLPMVIGPVAVVYNLDGVDGLQLSSATIAKIFAGTIKKWNDPAIAGENSGAKLPDTAINAVHRSDESGTTDNFTKYLSKTAESDWTFGNAKAWKAPGGTGAAKSDGVAGLVKSTVGAISYVELSFAENSDLKMAKIKNGAGEYTELSAESAGKTIAGAKVKGTGDDLALDIDYATTEAGAYPIVLVTYEIACSKGSAKAAAIKGFLTYTASTGGQSALAELGYAPLPEAVRAKVEASVAKIS; translated from the coding sequence GTGAAGCTCCAGCGGTACTACGTTGCCGGCATTGCCTTGACTGCCGCGCTCGCGCTCACCGCGTGCGGCTCTGACAACACCGACTCGCCTGCCGCCGGTGGCGCCTCCATCGCGCCCGGCAGCTGCACGGCGGGTCAGCTCACCGCCCAGGGCTCGTCCGCCCAGAAGAACGCGATGGACGAGTGGATCAAGGCCTACCAGGGCCAGTGCGCGGACACCAAGATCGGCTACGAGGGCACCGGCTCCGGCGCGGGCATCCAGGCGTTCATCGCCGGGACCGCCGACTTCGCCGGTTCGGACTCGGCGCTGAAGGAGGAGGAGCAGCCGCAGGCCGACGCCAAGTGCGTCGGTGGCCAGGCGCTCAACCTCCCGATGGTCATCGGCCCGGTCGCGGTCGTCTACAACCTCGACGGCGTCGACGGCCTCCAGCTGTCGTCCGCGACGATCGCCAAGATCTTCGCCGGCACGATCAAGAAGTGGAACGACCCGGCCATCGCCGGCGAGAACAGCGGCGCGAAGCTGCCGGACACGGCCATCAACGCCGTGCACCGCTCGGACGAGTCGGGCACGACCGACAACTTCACCAAGTACCTGAGCAAGACCGCCGAGTCGGACTGGACCTTCGGCAACGCCAAGGCGTGGAAGGCCCCGGGCGGCACCGGTGCGGCCAAGTCGGACGGTGTGGCCGGTCTGGTCAAGAGCACGGTCGGCGCGATCTCCTACGTCGAGCTCTCCTTCGCGGAGAACAGCGACCTGAAGATGGCGAAGATCAAGAACGGTGCCGGTGAGTACACCGAGCTGAGCGCCGAGAGCGCCGGCAAGACCATCGCGGGCGCCAAGGTCAAGGGCACCGGCGACGACCTGGCCCTCGACATCGACTACGCCACCACCGAGGCGGGCGCGTACCCGATCGTCCTGGTGACCTACGAGATCGCCTGCAGCAAGGGCAGCGCCAAGGCGGCCGCCATCAAGGGCTTCCTGACCTACACCGCGAGCACCGGCGGCCAGTCGGCTCTCGCCGAGCTGGGTTACGCCCCGCTCCCCGAGGCCGTCCGCGCCAAGGTCGAGGCCTCGGTCGCCAAGATCTCCTGA
- the pstA gene encoding phosphate ABC transporter permease PstA yields the protein MTPDNIRTKKLPIAVNLGVAVAALVVSAALVLGLGLGNWVLVVFVGAVLYLAALFAAATRVEGRRSARNRIWKTLIYSACILAILPLASVVWTLVSKGAARLDGDFFGSSMNNIGARDANGGAYHAIIGTLEQVGIATLMAVPLGVLGAIYLVEYGRGKFALTVRFFVDVMTGIPSIVAGLFILAFWVLIVSPWFNNGTPRFSGFAASLALTVLMLPTIVRSTEEMLRLVPGPLREGAYALGVPQWKTILKVVLPTALPGIVTGVMLAVARAAGETAPVLLVAGGAAAINFDAFAGNQSSLALYVYQQAGDASRYAPDRAWTAALTLVALVLVLTITAKLLARRNRLS from the coding sequence ATGACGCCGGACAACATCCGGACCAAGAAGCTGCCGATCGCCGTCAACCTCGGTGTCGCCGTCGCGGCCCTCGTGGTCAGCGCGGCCCTCGTGCTCGGCCTCGGCCTCGGCAACTGGGTCCTCGTGGTCTTCGTCGGCGCGGTGCTCTACCTGGCCGCCCTCTTCGCCGCGGCCACCCGCGTCGAGGGTCGCCGCTCGGCCCGCAACCGCATCTGGAAGACACTGATCTACTCGGCCTGCATCCTGGCGATCCTGCCGCTGGCCTCGGTCGTCTGGACGCTGGTGTCGAAGGGTGCCGCCCGCCTCGACGGGGACTTCTTCGGCAGCTCGATGAACAACATCGGCGCCCGCGACGCGAACGGCGGCGCGTACCACGCGATCATCGGCACGCTGGAGCAGGTCGGCATCGCCACCCTGATGGCGGTGCCGCTCGGTGTGCTCGGCGCGATCTACCTGGTCGAGTACGGCCGCGGGAAGTTCGCGCTGACGGTCCGATTCTTCGTCGACGTCATGACGGGCATCCCGTCGATCGTCGCCGGCCTCTTCATCCTGGCGTTCTGGGTGCTGATCGTCAGCCCCTGGTTCAACAACGGGACGCCGCGCTTCTCGGGCTTCGCCGCCTCACTGGCGCTGACGGTCCTGATGTTGCCGACGATCGTACGGTCCACCGAGGAGATGCTCCGGCTCGTGCCCGGGCCGCTGCGTGAGGGTGCGTACGCGCTGGGCGTACCGCAGTGGAAGACGATCCTCAAGGTCGTCCTGCCCACCGCGCTGCCCGGCATCGTCACCGGCGTGATGCTCGCGGTCGCCCGCGCGGCCGGCGAGACCGCCCCGGTGCTGCTCGTCGCCGGTGGTGCCGCGGCGATCAACTTCGACGCGTTCGCGGGCAACCAGTCGTCCCTGGCGCTCTACGTCTACCAGCAGGCCGGCGACGCGTCCCGGTACGCGCCGGACCGGGCCTGGACGGCAGCACTGACGCTTGTCGCCCTGGTGCTCGTCCTGACCATCACGGCGAAGCTGCTCGCCCGCCGCAACCGGCTGTCCTGA
- a CDS encoding Gfo/Idh/MocA family protein: MTEKAVRWGILGTGGIAATFAADLPLVPGAELAAVGSRTPESAATFANRHGFARSHGSWAELAADPDVDVIYVATPHAAHLDAAMTCLAGGKAVLCEKPMTLDVAGSQQLIDEARNRGVFLMEAMWMRMNPAIRRIVALVRDGAIGEITNIQADFGLQGPFAATHRLRDPALGGGALLDLGVYPLNLAHLILGAPATTRSWAHLTPEGVDDNTGILLGWESGAIASLTCSLIGETRNAASITGTLGRIDLPQGFFVPRSFVLHRAGRAAEEITEPFPGSGYQYEAGEVQRCLAEGLLESPLMPHATTLEIMGLMDSIRAEIGVTY, encoded by the coding sequence ATGACCGAGAAAGCTGTCCGCTGGGGCATCCTGGGCACCGGCGGCATCGCCGCCACGTTCGCCGCCGACCTCCCGCTCGTGCCCGGCGCCGAACTCGCCGCCGTCGGCTCCCGCACCCCCGAGTCCGCGGCCACCTTCGCGAACCGGCACGGCTTCGCCCGCTCCCACGGCTCCTGGGCCGAGCTGGCCGCAGACCCCGACGTCGACGTGATCTACGTGGCGACCCCGCACGCAGCCCACCTCGACGCGGCGATGACCTGCCTGGCCGGCGGCAAAGCCGTCCTCTGCGAAAAGCCGATGACCCTGGACGTGGCCGGGTCACAGCAGCTGATCGACGAAGCCCGCAACCGTGGCGTCTTCCTGATGGAAGCCATGTGGATGCGCATGAACCCGGCCATCCGGCGCATCGTCGCCCTCGTCCGGGACGGCGCGATCGGCGAGATCACCAACATCCAGGCGGACTTCGGCCTGCAGGGCCCGTTCGCAGCCACCCACCGGCTCCGCGACCCCGCCCTCGGCGGCGGCGCCCTGCTCGACCTCGGCGTCTACCCCCTCAACCTGGCCCACCTGATCCTCGGAGCGCCGGCCACGACCCGCAGCTGGGCCCACCTCACCCCCGAAGGCGTCGACGACAACACCGGCATCCTTCTCGGCTGGGAATCAGGCGCAATCGCCTCCCTGACGTGCAGCCTGATCGGCGAAACCCGCAACGCGGCCTCGATCACGGGGACGCTCGGGCGCATCGACCTGCCTCAGGGCTTCTTCGTCCCGCGCTCGTTCGTCCTGCACCGGGCGGGGCGGGCGGCCGAGGAGATCACCGAGCCGTTCCCGGGGAGCGGCTACCAGTACGAGGCCGGAGAGGTGCAGCGCTGCCTTGCCGAGGGTCTGCTGGAAAGCCCGCTGATGCCGCACGCCACCACGCTGGAAATCATGGGGCTGATGGACAGCATCCGCGCCGAGATCGGCGTCACCTACTGA
- the pstC gene encoding phosphate ABC transporter permease subunit PstC yields the protein MGDNPSRSVNANAGGAGVTARHARSAGTGVSPIPPDDLDGSRPPLGGGGALPKKARFSMETGFRALSTAAGAMVLVIIVAIAIFLVSKAVPALQANTENFLTYKAWFPNDSEPKFGIAALAFGTVLTSVIALIVAVPIALGIALFLSHYAPKRLATPLGFIIDLLAAVPSVVFGLWGRDVFLVPVQDFSVWLNKYFSWLPIFGGDGPFGRSIMLGSLVLAIMVLPIVTSLSREVFQQTPLMNEEAALALGATKWEMIRTSVLPYGKPGVIAAVMLGLGRALGETIALALTLGIVFNISFNLIQNGGNSIAANIANTFGEANATGRGALIASGLVLFAITLVVNMAARAIIYRRREFRDSAA from the coding sequence ATGGGTGACAATCCCTCCCGCTCGGTGAACGCCAACGCCGGCGGAGCGGGTGTGACAGCACGTCACGCCCGGTCCGCCGGCACCGGCGTATCGCCGATCCCTCCCGATGACCTCGACGGCAGCCGCCCGCCGCTCGGTGGTGGGGGCGCCCTGCCCAAGAAGGCCCGGTTCTCGATGGAGACCGGCTTCCGGGCCCTCAGCACGGCCGCCGGCGCGATGGTGCTCGTCATCATCGTCGCCATCGCGATCTTCCTGGTCTCGAAGGCCGTGCCCGCCCTGCAGGCGAACACCGAGAACTTCCTGACCTACAAGGCCTGGTTCCCGAACGACTCCGAACCGAAGTTCGGTATCGCCGCACTCGCCTTCGGCACCGTCCTGACGTCGGTCATCGCGCTGATCGTCGCGGTGCCCATCGCGCTGGGCATCGCTCTGTTCCTGTCGCACTACGCGCCCAAGCGGCTCGCCACGCCGCTGGGCTTCATCATCGACCTGCTCGCCGCCGTGCCCAGTGTCGTCTTCGGTCTCTGGGGCCGGGACGTCTTCCTGGTGCCGGTGCAGGACTTCTCGGTGTGGCTGAACAAGTACTTCAGCTGGCTCCCGATCTTCGGTGGCGACGGGCCGTTCGGCCGCTCGATCATGCTCGGCAGCCTGGTGCTGGCGATCATGGTGCTGCCGATCGTGACCTCGCTGAGCCGCGAGGTCTTCCAGCAGACGCCGCTGATGAACGAGGAAGCGGCGCTCGCCCTGGGTGCCACCAAGTGGGAGATGATCCGCACCTCGGTGCTGCCGTACGGCAAGCCCGGCGTCATCGCCGCCGTCATGCTCGGCCTGGGCCGCGCGCTCGGCGAGACGATCGCCCTGGCCCTGACCCTCGGCATCGTCTTCAACATCTCGTTCAACCTGATCCAGAACGGCGGCAACAGCATCGCCGCCAACATCGCCAACACCTTCGGCGAGGCCAACGCCACCGGTCGCGGCGCCCTCATCGCCTCCGGCCTGGTGCTCTTCGCCATCACGCTGGTGGTCAACATGGCTGCGCGGGCGATCATCTACCGCCGCCGCGAGTTCCGGGACAGTGCCGCATGA
- the pstB gene encoding phosphate ABC transporter ATP-binding protein PstB — protein MAKRIEASNVSSYYGSFKAIDGISMTVEPKTITALIGPSGCGKSTFLRSINRMHEVLPNARIEGRLTIDDQNIYDADVDVTAVRRMIGMVFQRPNPFPTMSIYENVVAGLKLNGVKKKSLLDEAAEKSLKSANLWDEVKDRLARPGAGLSGGQQQRLCIARTIAVQPQVVLMDEPCSALDPISTLAIEDLMFKLKDQFTIIIVTHNMQQAARVSDKTGFFSIDKTGDPGRLIEYDDTQKIFSNPTEKKTEDYITGRFG, from the coding sequence ATGGCCAAGCGCATCGAGGCGAGCAACGTCTCGTCCTACTACGGCTCGTTCAAGGCGATCGACGGCATCTCGATGACCGTCGAGCCCAAGACGATCACCGCCCTGATCGGCCCGTCCGGCTGCGGCAAGTCGACGTTCCTGCGGTCCATCAACCGCATGCACGAGGTCCTCCCGAACGCCCGCATCGAGGGCCGGCTGACCATCGACGACCAGAACATCTACGACGCCGACGTGGACGTCACCGCCGTGCGCCGCATGATCGGCATGGTCTTCCAGCGGCCCAACCCGTTCCCGACGATGTCGATCTACGAGAACGTCGTCGCCGGTCTCAAGCTCAACGGCGTCAAGAAGAAGTCCCTGCTCGACGAAGCCGCCGAGAAGTCCCTCAAGTCCGCGAACCTGTGGGACGAGGTCAAGGACCGCCTCGCCCGCCCGGGCGCCGGCCTCTCCGGCGGTCAGCAGCAGCGTCTCTGCATCGCCCGCACCATCGCGGTCCAGCCGCAGGTCGTGTTGATGGACGAGCCCTGCTCGGCCCTCGACCCGATCTCGACGCTGGCGATCGAGGACCTGATGTTCAAGCTGAAGGACCAGTTCACGATCATCATCGTCACGCACAACATGCAGCAGGCCGCGCGGGTCAGCGACAAGACCGGCTTCTTCTCGATCGACAAGACGGGCGACCCCGGCCGCCTGATCGAGTACGACGACACGCAGAAGATCTTCAGCAACCCGACCGAGAAGAAGACCGAGGACTACATCACCGGCCGCTTCGGCTAG
- a CDS encoding LmeA family phospholipid-binding protein: MAEVYGSARPRKRWGRRLLITFVVLLLLILAVLVVADRMGASYAERVIGDRVTEQLTQQKATSEKPKVSIEGVPFLTQVLAGKYQEIKIGLDNFSGPAGNGKDIKMPLLDISAKDVDAPLDTVRTGNGDIVASTVTGAGTIGYANLAELTGQPGLKLSERGGKLVGAAPIEALGQTFNASGTANLEVKDGVVKVTFANVTADGLPDIPLVRSLVDTYVQKLAFDLKVPALPLDLKVQKVQPTAGGLVVTAGASNVSLSSGGL, encoded by the coding sequence GTGGCTGAGGTGTACGGGTCCGCGAGACCACGCAAGCGCTGGGGTCGGCGCCTGCTGATCACCTTTGTCGTCCTGCTCCTGCTGATCCTCGCGGTGCTGGTGGTGGCGGACCGGATGGGTGCGTCGTACGCCGAGCGGGTCATCGGTGACCGGGTGACCGAACAGCTCACCCAGCAGAAGGCCACCTCGGAGAAGCCGAAGGTGAGCATCGAGGGTGTGCCGTTCCTGACCCAGGTCCTCGCCGGGAAGTACCAGGAGATCAAGATCGGGCTGGACAACTTCTCCGGACCCGCCGGTAACGGCAAGGACATCAAGATGCCCCTGCTGGACATCAGCGCCAAGGACGTCGACGCGCCGCTGGACACGGTCCGGACCGGCAACGGCGACATCGTGGCGAGCACGGTCACCGGCGCGGGCACGATCGGCTACGCCAACCTCGCCGAACTGACCGGCCAGCCGGGCCTGAAGCTCAGCGAGCGTGGCGGCAAGCTGGTCGGCGCCGCCCCGATCGAGGCCCTGGGCCAGACCTTCAACGCCAGCGGTACGGCAAACCTCGAGGTCAAGGACGGCGTGGTCAAGGTGACCTTCGCCAACGTGACCGCCGACGGACTGCCCGACATCCCGCTCGTACGGTCGCTGGTGGACACCTACGTGCAGAAGCTGGCCTTCGACCTGAAGGTGCCGGCGCTGCCCCTCGACCTCAAGGTGCAGAAGGTCCAGCCGACCGCCGGCGGCCTCGTGGTCACCGCCGGGGCGAGCAATGTGTCGCTGAGTTCGGGCGGTCTGTGA
- a CDS encoding winged helix-turn-helix transcriptional regulator, with amino-acid sequence MEILLLVTTRAGEPSAVLPALDLLPHSVRTAPRDVRTLVSGPSPDAVLVDARSELSEARATCRMLHATGIGVPLMAVVTEAGLIALNADWGVDDVILASAGPAEVEARLRLAVGRLSNATAGAGGSIRAGELNIDPDTYAAKLKGRPLDLTYKEFELLKFLAQHPGRVFTRDQLLREVWGYDYFGGTRTVDVHVRRLRAKLGSEYESMIGTVRQVGYKFVVPPSGRQLPDNEPVSLPV; translated from the coding sequence GTGGAAATCCTCCTGTTGGTGACAACACGTGCAGGTGAACCTTCCGCCGTGTTGCCCGCGCTGGACCTGCTGCCCCACTCCGTGCGCACTGCTCCCCGCGATGTGCGCACTCTGGTTTCCGGGCCGAGCCCGGACGCTGTGCTCGTCGACGCACGCTCGGAGCTCTCCGAGGCCCGTGCGACGTGCCGCATGCTCCACGCCACCGGCATCGGTGTCCCGCTGATGGCAGTGGTGACCGAGGCCGGCCTGATCGCCCTCAACGCCGACTGGGGTGTCGACGACGTCATCCTGGCCAGCGCCGGTCCGGCCGAGGTCGAGGCCCGGCTGCGGCTCGCGGTCGGTCGCCTGAGCAACGCCACGGCGGGCGCCGGCGGTTCGATCCGCGCCGGTGAGCTCAACATCGACCCCGACACCTACGCCGCCAAGCTCAAGGGCCGGCCGCTCGACCTCACCTACAAGGAGTTCGAGCTGCTGAAGTTCCTGGCGCAGCACCCGGGCCGGGTCTTCACCCGCGACCAGCTGCTGCGTGAGGTCTGGGGCTACGACTACTTCGGTGGCACCCGCACGGTCGACGTCCACGTGCGGCGGCTGCGCGCCAAGCTCGGCTCGGAGTACGAGTCGATGATCGGCACGGTCCGCCAGGTCGGCTACAAGTTCGTGGTTCCCCCGAGCGGACGCCAGCTCCCCGACAACGAGCCCGTCTCGCTGCCGGTCTGA
- a CDS encoding NUDIX hydrolase, giving the protein MPLPAAMLQRARDFDGVPAPARPAATVVLLRPERPKFHVYVLRRATTMVFGGVYAFPGGGVDPDDRPRTIKGDWPERLGVPEVEAKAVVGAAARELFEEAGVLLAGPEDDPGRTVGDVSGADWEADRVAVQRRELTMTELLSRRKLLLRDDLLFPWARWVTPEFEPRRFDTWFFVALLPEAQTARDVSGEADRTTWISPEDANGLAMLPPTRVMLDDLDAYEGIEGVVAASAGRDAAAVVMPRVELTDDGGGVLLIY; this is encoded by the coding sequence ATGCCGCTGCCGGCGGCCATGTTGCAGCGGGCCCGGGACTTCGACGGCGTCCCGGCGCCCGCGCGGCCCGCGGCCACCGTTGTGCTTCTGCGGCCCGAGAGACCCAAATTCCACGTGTACGTTCTCAGGCGCGCAACCACGATGGTCTTCGGCGGCGTCTACGCGTTCCCGGGTGGTGGTGTCGACCCGGACGACCGCCCGCGGACGATCAAGGGGGACTGGCCGGAGCGCCTGGGTGTTCCCGAGGTGGAGGCCAAGGCTGTGGTGGGTGCTGCTGCCCGCGAGTTGTTCGAGGAGGCCGGTGTTCTGCTCGCCGGGCCGGAGGACGACCCGGGTCGTACGGTCGGTGATGTCAGCGGCGCCGACTGGGAAGCCGACCGGGTTGCGGTTCAGCGGCGTGAGCTGACGATGACCGAGCTGCTGAGCCGGCGGAAACTGCTGCTGCGCGACGATCTGCTGTTCCCGTGGGCCCGGTGGGTCACACCGGAGTTCGAGCCCCGGCGTTTCGACACGTGGTTCTTCGTCGCTCTGCTGCCGGAGGCCCAGACGGCCCGTGACGTGTCCGGCGAGGCGGACCGGACCACCTGGATCAGCCCGGAGGACGCCAACGGCCTGGCCATGCTCCCACCTACGCGGGTGATGCTGGACGATCTTGATGCGTACGAGGGGATTGAAGGGGTGGTTGCGGCCTCGGCCGGACGCGACGCCGCCGCCGTGGTCATGCCCCGGGTGGAGCTGACCGACGACGGCGGCGGAGTGCTGCTGATTTACTAG